The Zygotorulaspora mrakii chromosome 3, complete sequence genome includes a region encoding these proteins:
- the KAP104 gene encoding Kap104p (similar to Saccharomyces cerevisiae KAP104 (YBR017C); ancestral locus Anc_3.181): MSSWQPNGEYLLHVATLLKNSMSPNQEERSQAMEALKTFQLQSEFLNYLCYILIEGETNELLKSHLSLLDLQNNRATAGLLLKNTMLEEGSLTKGTHDIQYVKSNIIHGLYNSSNALVSNVTGIVITTLFSTYYRQHREDPQGIEMLSQLLELASNGNESSIKALSKIMEDSAQFFQLKWSGDIKPMDMLVSVFIRLTGDPASSPVIKSEAIKCLNNIVPLQSQSFIVKIDDFLNIIFNLAQSDENDLVRAQICVSFATILEFRPDKLIDHLSGIIHFMLHLIGSVLEEKVAIEACEFLHAFATNSQIPQHIVQPYVKDVVPVLLAKMVYNEETILALEVSNEDDAFEEDKDEDIRPVAPRIVKKRDGDADSEDEDADDSEVDTQWNLRKCSASTLDVLTNLLPGDVVNVAIPFLREHLTSERWYIREATVLALGAMAEGGVKYFDDQLPALVPFLVQQLKDSWAPVRKITCWTLSRFSPWILMDHTEFLIPVLEPIVNTLMDRKKDVQEAAISAVAVFIENCDSELIETLLYKELLSSFSKCFELYKKKNLIILYDAVGRLAEKCELDDMAMQTILPHLIAKWSSLSDNDKELWPLLECLSYVATSLGERFMPMAPEVYNRAYMILRQCVELDERSHQDPNIVVPEKDFVITSLDLIDGLVQGLGPQSEQLLFPQGNKNTLILNILIKCLHDPVHEVRQSAFALLGDIVYFHEPRLLANSLPEFLKLIAIEMVHNDDSDGVSALVNAIWCLGLIGERINLTDYIVDLSRLILDLFTTTSQILDKSVTENLAITIGRLGMTLPEVFSSGPFASDSVWSKWCLSVNDLESLEEKSSAYMGFIKIVNLTGYNVSITDETLKSILEGLAVNVDVTIFAQDIYALLMKYSDKIQILRLSQEAIALLQQFSSN; this comes from the coding sequence ATGTCAAGCTGGCAGCCTAATGGAGAGTATCTCCTTCATGTAGCCACTCTTTTAAAGAACTCGATGTCTCCAAATCAGGAAGAGCGTTCCCAAGCCATGGAAGCCTTGAAAACGTTCCAATTGCAATCTGAATTTTTAAACTATCTTTGCTATATTTTAATAGAGGGTGAAACGAATGAGTTACTGAAGTCCCACCTTTCATTGCTAGACTTGCAGAATAACAGGGCGACCGCTGGCCTCCTCTTAAAGAACACAATGCTGGAAGAAGGCAGCCTGACTAAAGGTACACatgatattcaatatgTCAAAAGTAATATCATTCATGGACTGTACAACTCTAGCAATGCATTAGTCTCAAATGTTACAGGCATCGTTATTACAACATTATTTTCGACTTATTACAGGCAGCATAGGGAAGATCCGCAAGGCATTGAGATGCTGTCACAACTTTTGGAGCTAGCTTCAAATGGAAATGAGTCCAGTATCAAAGCTCTGTCTAAAATTATGGAGGATAGCGCCCAATTCTTCCAGTTGAAGTGGAGTGGCGACATTAAGCCGATGGATATGCTTGTAAGTGTCTTTATCAGGTTAACAGGGGATCCAGCTTCGTCTCCCGTAATTAAGTCCGAAGCAATTAAATGTCTGAATAACATTGTACCTCTGCAATCTCAATCATTCATTGtgaaaattgatgattttttgaacataattttcaatttggcACAATCAGACGAGAACGATCTAGTTAGAGCACAAATATGCGTCTCCTTCGCAACCATATTGGAATTCAGACCAGATAAACTAATTGATCACTTATCAGGTATTATTCATTTCATGCTTCATTTGATAGGCTCTGTTTTAGAGGAAAAAGTGGCGATAGAGGCATGTGAATTTTTGCATGCCTTCGCTACAAACTCACAAATTCCACAGCACATTGTACAGCCATACGTCAAAGATGTTGTTCCAGTTTTATTGGCCAAAATGGTATACAACGAAGAGACCATATTAGCTCTAGAAGTTTCGAACGAGGACgatgcttttgaagaagacaaaGATGAGGATATTAGGCCTGTTGCTCCTCGCAttgttaaaaaaagagacgGAGATGCTGACAGTGAAGACGAGGATGCAGATGATAGTGAGGTAGATACACAATGGAACTTGAGAAAATGCTCTGCTTCCACACTGGATGTATTGACCAACCTCCTTCCTGGTGATGTCGTAAATGTCGCTATTCCATTTTTAAGAGAGCATCTCACATCTGAAAGATGGTACATTAGAGAGGCTACTGTGTTGGCGCTAGGTGCAATGGCTGAAGGTGGGGTGAAATATTTCGATGATCAACTTCCCGCTTTGGTCCCCTTTCTGGTGCAGCAATTGAAAGACTCATGGGCTCCCGTAAGAAAAATAACGTGTTGGACATTGAGCAGGTTTTCGCCTTGGATCTTAATGGACCACacagaatttttgattccGGTTTTGGAACCAATCGTAAATACTTTGATGGATAGAAAGAAGGATGTCCAAGAAGCTGCAATTAGCGCTGTGGCTGTTTTTATTGAAAACTGTGATAGCGAGCTCATCGAAACATTATTATACAAAGAATTGCTGAGTAGTTTCAGCAAATGCTTTGAATTgtacaaaaagaagaacttAATTATTTTGTATGATGCTGTAGGTAGATTAGCAGAAAAATGCGAATTGGACGATATGGCTATGCAAACAATTCTCCCTCATTTGATAGCGAAATGGTCGTCTTTGTCCGACAATGATAAAGAGTTGTGGCCTTTACTTGAGTGTTTATCCTACGTTGCGACCTCTCTAGGGGAGAGGTTTATGCCAATGGCCCCCGAAGTTTACAACAGAGCTTACATGATACTTCGTCAATGCGTTGAGCTAGATGAGAGGTCTCACCAAGATCCAAACATTGTCGTGCCAGAGAAAGATTTCGTCATAACATCGTTGGATCTAATCGACGGTTTGGTCCAAGGTTTAGGGCCTCAATCTGAACAACTACTGTTCCCGCAAGGGAACAAGAACACGCTTATTTTGAACATCTTAATAAAATGTTTGCATGACCCCGTTCACGAGGTAAGACAAAGTGCTTTTGCGTTACTGGGAGATATTGTGTACTTTCATGAACCTCGACTGCTTGCCAATTCTCTTCCggaatttttgaagttgattGCCATTGAGATGGTGCACAATGATGATTCAGACGGTGTATCTGCATTGGTCAATGCTATTTGGTGCTTAGGATTGATAGGAGAACGGATAAACTTGACTGATTATATCGTCGACCTTTCACGTTTGATCCTAGATCTATTCACCACGACCAGTCAAATTTTGGATAAGTCAGTCACCGAAAATCTTGCCATTACGATTGGAAGACTTGGAATGACTCTTCCAGAGGTCTTTTCGTCTGGCCCTTTCGCCTCTGATTCCGTGTGGAGCAAATGGTGTCTATCTGTGAACGACCTTGAGTCTCTTGAGGAAAAAAGTAGTGCATACATGGGGTTCATCAAGATCGTTAATTTAACAGGATATAATGTCTCGATTACGGATGAAACGTTGAAAAGCATATTAGAAGGATTAGCAGTCAATGTCGATGTCACTATTTTCGCTCAAGACATATATGcattattgatgaaatattcaGACAAGATACAGATTCTCCGTCTTTCTCAAGAAGCAATCGCTCTCTTGCAACAGTTTAGTAGTAATTAA
- the ADE1 gene encoding phosphoribosylaminoimidazolesuccinocarboxamide synthase (similar to Saccharomyces cerevisiae ADE1 (YAR015W); ancestral locus Anc_3.179): MSKTIAQTELDGVLPLVARGKVRDIYEVNPETLLFIATDRISAYDVIMDNTIPDKGVLLTKLSEFWFDFLSKDVRNHLIKIPADKSVFDFLPKELSEPKYKEQLQGRSLLVQKHKLVPLEVIVRGYITGSAWSEYSKTRSVHSLPQPDGLQESQEFPTPIFTPSTKAEQGEHDENISPEKAAEIVGKELSERIAKLAIKLYVKCKEYARSKGIIIADTKFEFGIDEETNEIILVDEVLTPDSSRFWSSNDYKVGESQNSYDKQFLRDWLTANSLRGVDGVKMPEDIVDKTRAKYLEAYTTLTGEDF, encoded by the coding sequence ATGAGCAAAACTATTGCCCAGACTGAATTGGATGGGGTTCTACCCTTAGTTGCAAGGGGGAAGGTTAGAGATATCTACGAGGTGAATCCTGAGACTTTATTGTTCATTGCTACCGACCGTATTTCTGCTTATGATGTGATCATGGATAACACTATTCCAGATAAAGGTGTTTTGTTGACAAAACTATCCGAATTTTggtttgattttctatCCAAGGATGTCCGTAATCATCTGATTAAAATCCCAGCTGATAAATCCGTATTTGATTTCCTGCCTAAAGAATTGAGTGAGCCCAAGTATAAGGAACAACTGCAGGGAAGGTCTCTCTTGGTTCAAAAACATAAGTTGGTACCTTTGGAGGTCATCGTTCGTGGCTATATCACTGGCTCTGCATGGAGCGAGTATTCAAAAACCCGCTCTGTACATTCCTTACCTCAACCGGATGGTTTACAAGAATCTCAAGAGTTCCCAACCCCAATTTTCACACCTTCCACCAAGGCTGAACAAGGTGAACACGACGAGAATATATCACCTGAAAAAGCAGCTGAAATCGTCGGTAAAGAGCTCTCCGAGAGAATAGCTAAATTGGCTATCAAACTATATGTTAAATGTAAGGAATATGCAAGGAGTAAAGGTATAATAATTGCTGACACCAAGTTTGAATTCGGTATCGATGAGGAGacaaatgaaattattttAGTTGATGAAGTTTTAACGCCTGACTCATCGCGTTTCTGGAGCTCTAATGATTATAAGGTAGGAGAATCTCAAAATTCTTATGATAAACAGTTCTTGAGAGACTGGCTCACTGCCAATAGCCTAAGAGGTGTCGATGGGGTCAAGATGCCTGAAGATATAGTTGATAAGACAAGAGCCAAATATCTCGAAGCCTACACAACCTTAACTGGTGAAGACTTTTGA
- the BUD14 gene encoding protein phosphatase regulator BUD14 (similar to Saccharomyces cerevisiae BUD14 (YAR014C); ancestral locus Anc_3.180), translating to MVTEESSEHKLPTVSMAATSFGSPEGIPNTYLSLDNVERDLLSDPSLVDNYADILKIRPLAHGANSSRGDTDNESESASGSVVVMPKSASLSPLKQRSSLVSNTSSRYSIGADRECVSKDEDGVESTKVRDYLEGVESENKAQELAEQGKENSQGASELAVHEDQSKLGSYIDRDGDSDTNLHNNAQDEDNDDDNEHKHEQNDRLDIDSNELDHGDLKKTLSVDGTGFSQSSQSSQDYGYSDSDFEDNMEKRLQNLSASPSSLERSESKKSAHDGESDDGFDGFDLASSFEEEEGDNGIEEYEQKDEKQGNEEVFKQESDDNDRDEDEENEIYGYGPQYPPKELDPEKLYALHPFFGPDPSHCQLEQDESCLLLNDQDSYWWLVKRYSDNKIGFAPAELLETFPERLARLNCWKNENMSSQSFSSQRAGSDSLQSNEHPKTTEIKEHIEEHLNEKIEGDRSRVLKEYIKGNKSVSFNDVVGYANRYIGNEIEDDEVVDPKPRDEFTEVDMSFNGQQEDDDASEVVSDVCFDVASMPLLDIKKVRRPQNKEGVPKENKYEGQTDTDDSVSYDKVEDAEEDALRKIFEAPVVPFVKNSSRTGANMANSYSDYSISTIGEFSPSSSEWTNDSPQLTNDKFQDDSAVIPPSRAIQDFSKFVGTDSDKNDTSNKISKETLDQASDGTISATRKNGSAKAAHNNKSSISVLSSSSSSEEFLMDSERVASSTSVNSTSSVSRQISNPKRSTEISGEACHPYVQQLYNPLLLKMDDLMRQLDEIVNKS from the coding sequence ATGGTAACGGAGGAGTCTAGCGAGCACAAACTTCCCACCGTATCCATGGCGGCAACGAGTTTTGGTTCACCGGAAGGTATACCAAATACGTATTTAAGCTTGGATAACGTGGAGAGGGACTTATTGAGCGATCCATCATTGGTAGATAATTACGCTGATATATTAAAAATAAGGCCATTGGCACATGGTGCGAATTCCAGTCGAGGTGATACTGAcaatgaaagtgaaagtgCAAGCGGCAGTGTCGTAGTGATGCCAAAGTCGGCAAGCTTGTCCCCACTAAAACAACGAAGTAGCTTAGTGAGCAATACCTCCAGTCGCTATTCAATAGGAGCGGATCGTGAGTGTGTATCAAAGGATGAAGATGGGGTAGAAAGCACGAAGGTCCGTGACTATTTAGAGGGAGTGgaatctgaaaataaagCGCAAGAGTTAGCGGAACAAGGAAAGGAGAATAGTCAAGGCGCATCAGAACTTGCGGTGCACGAAGATCAATCCAAGCTGGGCAGCTACATTGACAGGGATGGCGATAGCGACACTAACCTTCACAACAACGCACAAGACGAAGACAACGACGACGACAACGAGCATAAACACGAGCAGAACGATCGCTTAGATATCGATTCAAATGAACTGGATCATGGAGAtctcaaaaaaacattAAGCGTTGACGGTACCGGATTCTCACAATCATCACAATCTTCTCAAGATTATGGATATTCAGATTCAGATTTTGAGGACAACATGGAGAAACGTTTGCAGAATCTTAGTGCAAGCCCGTCTTCACTCGAAAGAAGtgaaagtaaaaaaagtGCTCACGATGGTGAGAGTGATGATGGCTTTGATGGTTTTGATCTGGCGTCGTCATttgaggaggaggaggGTGATAACGGAATAGAAGAATATGAACAAAAGGATGAAAAGCAAGGCAACGAGGAGGTTTTTAAACAGGAAAGTGATGACAACGACCgcgatgaagatgaggaaaacGAAATTTACGGTTATGGGCCTCAATATCCTCCAAAAGAACTAGATCCTGAGAAATTGTACGCGTTACATCCTTTCTTTGGTCCTGATCCTTCACATTGTCAGCTAGAGCAAGACGAATCTTGCTTGCTGCTGAATGATCAGGATTCATATTGGTGGTTGGTCAAAAGATACAGCGACAACAAGATAGGATTTGCGCCTGCAGAGTTGCTAGAAACATTTCCCGAGCGATTGGCAAGACTAAACTGTTGGAAAAACGAGAACATGTCTTCTCAATCGTTTAGTTCACAAAGAGCAGGTTCGGACTCGCTACAAAGTAACGAGCACCCAAAGACTACAGAAATTAAGGAACATATAGAGGAACatttaaatgaaaaaatagaaGGCGATAGGTCTCGAGTTTTAAAGGAATACATAAAAGGCAATAAGTCAGTTAGCTTCAATGATGTTGTTGGCTATGCGAATAGGTATATTGGGAATGAAatagaagatgatgaagtgGTTGATCCAAAGCCTCGCGATGAATTCACGGAAGTCGACATGTCATTCAATGGGCAACaagaggatgatgatgcCAGTGAAGTGGTTAGTGATGTTTGCTTCGATGTTGCTTCTATGCCGCTTTtagatattaaaaaagtTAGGCGACCTCAGAATAAGGAAGGTGTGCCGAAAGAGAACAAATATGAAGGCCAAACCGACACAGATGACTCAGTGTCCTATGATAAAGTTGAGGATGCCGAAGAGGATGCATTACGTAAAATTTTCGAAGCGCCAGTTGTGCcttttgtcaaaaataGCTCTCGTACCGGCGCTAACATGGCTAACTCATATTCAGATTATTCGATCTCTACAATTGGAGAGTTCtcaccttcttcatccGAATGGACCAATGACTCCCCTCAACTAACCAATGATAAGTTTCAGGATGATTCAGCAGTAATACCTCCGTCGCGAGCCATTCAagatttctcaaaatttgtaGGCACCGATTCCgacaaaaatgatacaTCGAATAAAATCAGTAAGGAGACCCTTGATCAAGCATCTGATGGGACGATAAGCGCAACacgaaaaaatggaagcGCCAAGGCTGCTCACAACAATAAAAGTAGCATTTCTGTTttgtcttcatcatcttcatcagaaGAGTTTCTCATGGACTCAGAGAGGGTGGCGTCTTCAACAAGCGTCAACAGTACCTCATCTGTATCGAGACAAATATCGAATCCTAAGCGTAGCACAGAGATAAGCGGGGAGGCCTGTCATCCATATGTGCAGCAATTGTATAACCCCCTTCTTCTCAAAATGGACGATCTCATGAGACAGTTGGATGAGATAGTAAATAAATCATAA
- the DAL1 gene encoding allantoinase (similar to Saccharomyces cerevisiae DAL1 (YIR027C)) codes for MPIEAIASTNVILEAQCKAATILYSTDSGKIIEIYPEIVVESLNDPLLKIYDVKKYNIVTPYVILPGLVDSHVHLNEPGRTDWEGFATGTQAACCGGVTTVVDMPLNAIPPTTTLANFNAKLNAAKDQLWCDVAFWGGMVPDNLEDLVPLVKAGVRGFKGFLIDSGVDEFPMVEQHYIEKAMNTLANHKTMMMFHAELQVDKHQHTIVDGRHIGLEKMNHNEDALTPEQRESLALSHVLSPAEPRSGKPSHIVHHDDAIVPALEAAAKIDDGLSKIDPCKYSSFLISRPDAFETDAISLLIKCLKNCMNSNNGKAPPLHIVHLASVEALPLIRSAHRDGLPITAETCFHYLCLAAENIPTKATYFKCCPPIRTEANRVGLWRALNEGLITSIVSDHSPCTPELKQLAEGDFFSAWGGIASVGLGLALLHTKASTIRPRASLIDIVKWCCENTAIQVGLQHRKGFIRVGHDADFVVFDPEREQLITDKRVFFKNKITAYNGFTAKGVVLSTHLRGMKIYDSENGFSQAPVGQTLLEARF; via the coding sequence ATGCCAATCGAAGCCATTGCTTCCACAAATGTTATTTTGGAAGCACAGTGCAAAGCGGCAACAATACTGTACTCGACGGACTCTGGCAAGATAATAGAAATATATCCCGAAATTGTTGTCGAGTCATTGAATGATCCACTACTGAAGATATATGACGTGAAGAAATATAATATTGTCACACCGTATGTTATTTTGCCCGGTCTTGTAGACTCTCATGTCCATTTAAATGAGCCAGGTCGGACTGATTGGGAAGGGTTTGCAACGGGAACACAAGCTGCCTGTTGTGGTGGCGTTACTACGGTTGTAGATATGCCGTTGAATGCCATACCTCCCACGACAACACTTGCTAACTTCAACGCCAAATTAAATGCTGCGAAAGATCAATTGTGGTGTGATGTAGCATTTTGGGGAGGTATGGTTCCAGACAATCTTGAGGATCTGGTTCCATTGGTAAAAGCAGGAGTACGTGGTTTCAAAGGTTTTCTGATTGACAGTGGGGTTGATGAATTTCCCATGGTTGAACAACATTACATAGAAAAAGCTATGAATACATTAGCCAATCATAAAACCATGATGATGTTTCATGCTGAATTGCAAGTGGACAAGCACCAACATACAATTGTAGATGGCCGCCATATAGGattagaaaaaatgaatcataACGAAGATGCTTTGACCCCAGAGCAAAGAGAATCGTTGGCTTTATCGCACGTTCTGTCACCTGCCGAACCCAGAAGTGGTAAGCCATCCCACATTGTACACCATGATGACGCTATTGTTCCTGCGTTGGAGGCTGCTGCTAAGATCGACGATGGACTATCAAAAATCGACCCTTGTAAGTATTCTTCATTTCTGATTTCAAGACCAGATGCTTTTGAAACCGATGCCATATCTTTGCTGATAAAATGCCTGAAAAACTGTATGAATTCAAATAACGGGAAAGCACCACCTCTGCATATCGTACATCTAGCATCTGTGGAAGCCCTGCCATTGATTCGCTCTGCACATCGCGATGGATTGCCCATAACTGCTGAGACGTGTTTTCACTATCTATGTTTGGCGGCAGAAAACATCCCCACGAAGGCTACCTATTTCAAATGCTGTCCCCCCATCAGGACTGAAGCTAATCGAGTAGGTCTGTGGCGTGCGCTAAACGAAGGACTAATAACATCGATTGTTAGTGATCATTCTCCATGCACTCCAGAATTGAAGCAATTGGCAGAGGGTGATTTCTTCAGCGCTTGGGGCGGAATAGCCTCTGTCGGCTTAGGATTGGCTCTTCTTCACACCAAGGCAAGTACAATAAGACCTCGAGCTTCGTTGATCGACATTGTTAAGTGGTGTTGTGAGAATACAGCAATACAAGTCGGTTTGCAGCACCGTAAAGGTTTTATTCGTGTAGGGCACGATGCCGATTTCGTTGTCTTTGATCCAGAGAGAGAACAGTTGATAACTGATAAAAGggttttcttcaagaacaagataACAGCCTATAATGGGTTTACTGCAAAAGGTGTTGTGTTGAGTACTCACTTGCGTGGAATGAAGATTTATGATAGCGAAAATGGATTCTCTCAAGCCCCAGTCGGCCAAACCCTTCTGGAAGCAAGATTTTAA